TCAAGTGTGAGTTCTGCGAGTTTGTTTGTGAGGACAAGAAAGCACTGTTGAACCACCAGCTGTCCCATGTTAGCGACAAGCCCTTCAAATGCAGCTTTTGTCCCTATCGCACCTTCCGTGAGGACTTCCTGCTGTCTCATGTGGCTGTGAAGCACACAGGTCAGGCCAGCCCACCAGTCCCTTTACCCACGGCAGAGCTCAGCTCTCTGTCCCTCACCATAGCCCAAGCCACAAATGAACTTTTCCTTGTGCCATTCTCTCTGGCTGAGCCCAGTGCCAGCAGCAGCTTTCCCTGACTCAGTTATGAAGGAGAAAGTGGGCTGTATCTGCTTGGTCAGGAGGGTGGCCTTGAGAATGAACCCTTGGAGAAAGGCTAGGATGAAAGTAGGTCTGGTCCTTTCCGCTCTGACCCACCAGAGTGGGCAGTAGTGTCCGCTCTGACCCACCAGAGTGGGCAGTAGTGTCCGCTCTGACCCACCAGAGTGGGCAGTAGTGTCTGTCCACATGGTAATGACTTGCGACTAGGGACCCCCGGGGCAGGGCTGCAAGCTTTGCCTTGTTCCCGTAGGAGCCAAGCCCTTCGCCTGTGAGTACTGCCACTTCAGCACTCGCCACAAGAAGAACCTGCGCCTGCACGTACGGTGCCGACATGCGAACAGCTTTGAGGAGTGGGGACGGCGCCACCCTGAGGAGCCCCCATCCCGTCGCCGCCCCTTCTTCTCTCTGCAACAGATAGAAGAGCTGAAGCAGCAGCACAGTGCGGCCCCTGGCCCTCCCCTCAGCTCAGCAGGCCCCGAGGTAGGCTGGGACCCAGCACAGGCATGGGGACAGGTGGTGTCTCGCTTGCCTCTGCCGCTGTGGCAGACACCAGCCTAGATGTGGGTGCACGTCTCAGCTCAGAGACAGGCAGCTTTCCAGTGCTGGTCCAGACAGCAGAGACACCTGGAGCAGCAGCTTCTGATGCTTACACGTGAGACGTGATGTGACTAGGAAACTCAGCGGTCCTGAGCTGCTGCGTCCCCAACTCTTGAATATTTTTGCACACTATTCAAGGATCTGACATTGGTCTTTGTGGTTACCTTCATGGTCCAGCAGAGCTGCAAGAGCACCCTCCTAGCTACATTCCAGGCCAGAAGCAAAaggaagggctggggaaatggtaAAAAAGATGCCTGCTGTCGTCCACCCATGTATTCCTCATAAACTCCTGGGAATCCCTGCTTAGTTAAGTGGCTACACTTTGGAAAGAGCCCTGAATGAATGATTGAAAAGTCTAGTCTTGTCTGGGTATGCTGTCCTCCCTGACGAAACATAAGATACTTGTGACAAGAAAGAGATAAAGGTGCTTGTGAGGTGGCTTGGCAAGTCAGGGTGTTTGCTGCCGAGCCTGATGATGTGACTCAGATCCCAGGTCCTAGAGGTGGAAGTGGAACGCTGActccccaagttgtcctctgatatcaCTATGTGTACTATGGCGTTCATGTGCCTAtaacacgcgcgcgcacacacacacacacacacacacacacacacacactaaaatgtatttaaaattaaagaggAGGATGGATTGGACTTGGGGTGAGCAGGCTTGAGATGAGCAGCTAGTATTCTGTCCCGGGAGTTCCCAATGGTCCTGGGAAGATGACCACACTCAGTTCACGGGCTCTGAAGTTGGCTGTTTTGAGTTCAAATTCCAACCCTTCATTTTTCTGATTCTCACCATTCCACTGAGCACTGAGCTGGTAAATACCTTTCAAAATAGTAGGTGAGATAAAAAAGGGACTGGGAGGGAATGGTGGCATCAGATGTACTTGGGAAATGCACTTCTGGATACCCCCTCAGGCTCTACCCATTCCCCTCCTCAGGCCCCCCAAGAACCAGCACCTTTCCAGCCACCTGAGACTCCCCCACTACTCTGTCCTGATGCCCTAGGTGGTGCCACAATCATCTACCAGCAAGGTGAGCCTTGAATAAGGCAGGGTTAAGGTATGAACATGACAGGGGTGGCATTGGGTGCCAGGTATACAGCCTGTTCTCAGGCTCAGGTTCTACCCAACCCAGGCGCTGAGGAGTCCACTGCAATGGCCACTCAGACAGCCTTGGATCTACTGTTGAACATGAGCGCCCAACGAGAGCTGGGGGCCACGGCCTTGCAGGTAAGCACCCAGGACTTCCCAATGCCCAGTCACTGAACATCATCAGCTCCTTTGTGGGACACGAAGTAAAGGAAAGTAGTGACTCCAACCTACCCTGTCAGGGACAGGTCACCTAAGCTTGAAGAAAGTGGACTCTGTAGGGCCAAGGTGGGCAGTCTTTCCCAGTGCATTCCCTGGCTACTAGTAACCATTTGTATTAGgcactcttctgttgctgtgaagagacaccataaccaaggcaactcttgtaaaagaaagcatttaattgagaacttgcttacaatttcagagactAATTCTATGTGCTGAGGAGTAGCTGAAAGCTAGATCCTGATCCTGCAGCCTTAGAGACTCAGAAGAGAGTgggtctggcatgggcttttgagaCTTAGAACccttccccagtgacacacttccttcaacaagatcACACTACTAATCCTTTCTAAGAGTTCCACTTggtggtgactaagcattcaaatatataagcctgtgGGGGCCGTTCTCATCCAGACCACCGCACGACTGCTGTGTGTGGGCCATGCTCTCCTTGGCTTGCTGTCTCAGTCTACCATTCCTGGGAAGCTCCTGAGGGCGAAACAGCTCCCTTCTGTACAGCATATTCCCAAGGCCTTGTCTCCCCAGAGGCAAGGCTAGAGCTCTCTTGGCTCTTAAGCAGCCCTAACACCATCTCATACCCCACACACCTCCCCCCAGTTCACCAATACTCCTCCATATCGACAACCTAGCCCTCCTTCAAAACATAATTCTGTTCAGGTGTAAGCCAACATGTAGATGTCCCTAGAAGATAGGCTCCCTGCCCAGCCCCTCAGTGAGGTTGTGCAGGATGTCATGCACAGCTTGGCCACTGTGTGCACATGTCATTCTTCGTAATGTTGTGCCTCTCAAGGATGGAGGTATAGTTTATGATcctactttttaattttgttaaatacgGTACAGGGATAGATGTCTGTCCACAAGTTCAGTCTGAATCGCCTGTTTGCTGCTCTTTTCTCTAAGTTGCTAGTCCTTTGTTACTGCTTTGCAAAAGCATACTCTTTGAATATGAAGATGCCTATCTCTCATGTAATTCTTGATAATGTCCCCTCCATATTCTGTCTCCTTTAATACATGGTTTCTTTTAGTTGGTCATGGTTACAAAACTCTATGTACATTGGGTTTTTGTGAGACCATGTTTCATGTAGCCTTAAATACCTCAAATAGCTTCAAACTCTGATCCTAGTGCTTCTGCCTGtgtactggagttacaaatgtgtgtgtcaccacacctggctatggGTTTTCACGTGGTTTGCCATTTGACCCTCTACCCCAAGGTGTCATGGTTACAGTGCTGATGTCCTTGTTGTGGAGGTCACTCTGCACTTTGTGAGGTGTTTAGTAGCCTCGCTGGTCTCCACCACCACTTGACAGCATCATTCTCCATACCTAGAAGGTTGGCAGATATTGCTAGATGCTCCCTCCCAAGTCCATTCTTGCCCATCTGTCTGCAGTTGCCAAGTGTGCTTTgcagtacctgtgtgtgtgtgtgtgtgtgtgtgtgtgtgtgtgtgtgtgtgtgtgtgtgtgtgtgtgtgtgtgtgtgtgtgtgtgtgtcctggaatttactctgtagaccatgctggtttGACTTTCAGATCCGCCTGTTTCTGCCTTTGAGTGCTGGGAGAAAAGCCCAGCTGCCAAAAGTGTGTTTTAGGAAGGACTTGGGCTGGGTAATGAGAGGTGACAGCAGAGGCCCAAGAAGGGCCTTGGACAGCGGCTCTGTTCCGGAAGTGCCTGTTGGTATTACAGGTGGCTGTGGTGAAGTCAGAGGACGTGGAGGCAGAGTTGACATCTACTGCTAGGCAGCCTTCCTCTGAAGACACCACTCCACGGGTGGTGACACTTCATGTGGCAGAGTCAGGGAGCAGTGTGGCAGCTGAGAGCCAGCTAGGCCCGTCTGACCTACAGCAGATTGCCTTGCCACCTGGGCCATTCAGTGGGGCCAGCTACAGTGTCATCACAGCACCCCCCGTGGAGGGGAGGGCATCAGCTTCCGGCCCATCTTACAGGTAACTCTACCCCTTTCAGTCTTTAATAGGGGCTCCCCATTCCTTAAATGTGcctatgtgcatctgtgtactgtgcaccatgtgcatgcgggagccttcagagaccagaagacattggatcccctgggcctggagttaccagggttgtgagccatcatgtaggtactaggaaccaatcctggtcctctgcaagagcagtcagtgttcttaggtGCTGTACCATCttgccacctccccaccccccaactttTACCATCCTGAGCATTTGAACAAGTATGGGCTCTTTTGTTGACCTGCTGCATGAACCTGTGCTTGGCTTCCCTCTGCTGCAAATCTGTGACATGTTTCTCCACTCACTGAACTCTTCAGCCATCTGAGGAACTCTGACCTGTGCTAGTAGCAGATGCATCCTGTTCACTCCTGTTGGCTtggcaccccaccccacccctgtcccttTGGCCAGACCTGACAACTCCTGGAGCTATCTTCTTCCTACTGAGGGGATGAGGGTCACCCTTTAACTAGGGTGAACCACTGAGCTCTTGGCAGTCATTTATGAAGAGACAGCTGGGGTCCAGGTTGGAGCCCTACATTCACTCAGACTCCTTGAGTTTGATTGTTGCTTGAAGAGGGATTCTTAGAGCGTTTGGTCCTTTTCTGGAGCCCTACCTCatgcctcctttctctgtgccctcaggGAAGAACCTCCAGGAGAGGCAGCCCAGGCTGTGGTTGTGAGCGACACTCTCAAGGAAGCTGGCACCCACTATATCATGGCAGCTGATGGGACCCAGTTGCACCACATTGAGGTGAGCCTTGAGAGTGGACACCCTACCCAGTGTCCCGCCTCTCCCCCTCCACAGCATCTCATGCTGTCTTTTCTACAGTTGACTGCAGATGGCTCCATCTCCTTCCCAAGCCCAGATACTCTGGCCCCTGGAACCAAGTGGCCCCTGCTGCAGTGTGGAGGGCCACCTAGAGATGGTCCTGAGGTTCTGTCTCCAACGAAGACCCACCATACGGGAGGCTCCCAGGGctcttccaccccaccccctgcaacCAGCCATGCCCTAGGCCTGCTAGTACCCCACTCCCCACCGTCTGCAGCAGCTTCATCAACAAAGAAGTTCTCCTGCAAGGTGTGCTCAGAGGCCTTCCCTAGCCGTGCAGAGATGGAGAGTCACAAGCGGGCCCATGCTGGGCCTGCTGCCTTCAAGTGCCCTGACTGCCCCTTCAGTGCTCGCCAGTGGCCCGAGGTCCGGGTAGGTGctctctgccatgcctctgcCTTCATTCCTGTGGCCACTCATTTATATAACAGCTCTTTATTGAGTTATCTCCTCAAGCCTGGTCCTCTGGTCCCCTTTAGGGTCAGAGATGACTCTGCAGGATTCCAGCTTGAGGAGCTGCCTGGTCAGGAAACTAACCAGATATAAAGTGACTAATGCCAGACTGTTCCCATTGTAAAGGGCAGGGAATGTAGATCAGGGACAGcaaggatgggagggggagccagGGAGACACCAGGTGACAGTGGAGCCAGGCACAGAGGATGACAACATgagcgagggagagagggagggtgagaaGACATCAGGGCAGCTTCTGATATGTTTCTGGAGCTGCTTCCACTTGCCAGAGGGTTCCCAGCTTCCATTCTGCGTCTTCTGAGTGCTGTCGTCTTCTGAGCTGTAAGCCAGGGCCTAGAGACCGGGCCTCCAGTAGGGAAGCTAAGACCCAGTGAAGCAGGGCTGAGcccaggcgtggtgcaggaggccCCTCCCCAGTTCCTCTAAGTTACAAAACAGCCACAAACTGACACAGAATTGACAGTGCAGCCTGTGGCTTCAAGCTTTCTGTCTGTGGTAGACCAATCCCTATCAAGTCCGCGATTTTGATCCTCAGTGACACATGGTTTAGTTCTCGTGGAGACTTACTGCCTTTCATGCTGACCCACTGGCGCCTGGCCTCTGCCCTGTCTAGGCGCACATGGCACAGCACTCCAGTCTGAGGCCCCACCAGTGCAATCAGTGTAGCTTCGCCTCCAAGAACAAGAAGGACCTCAGGCGGCACATGCTGACACACACCAACGAGAAGCCTTTCTCATGCCACGTCTGTGGGCAGCGGTGAGACGGGAATGGCTAAGAACGGgacttgcatgcacacacctgGTGGAGCTGCTTCCTGctgactctcctctctcttctcagttTCAACAGGAACGGGCACCTCAAATTCCACATCCAGCGGCTACATAGCATCGATGGTAGAAAGACTGGGACTTCTACAGCCCGAGCCCCAGCCCAGACCATCATCCTCAATAGTGAAGAGGAGACACTGGCCACACTGCACAGTGAGCCACCCCTGGGCCAGAGTGGACCATTTGGGTCCAAAGACTAGAACCACAGCACAAGGGAACCACAGGGATGGGTCAGTCAAGTTTTCCCTAAACCCTGagtccccttctctctgcctagCTGCCTTCCAGTCGAATCACGGGACTCTGGGGACAGAGAGGCTACAGCAGGCACTGAGCCAGGAGCATATCATTGTGGCCCAGGAACAGACAGTGGCCAATCAGGTAAGACCTGCAGAAAGGGtaggacaggcaggcagagactaGAAGGCCTACAGTGGTAGCTCAGAGGGGTAGAAGCGTTTGCACAGCCACATAATAAGCCAGGTGTCTGCGTGTCATGCTCCAAGAAGGGCGGAGAACAATGTGCTTGGCACCCTGTTCTGGACTCCTGGCCTCCATGCCAGGTtggtggcacacatacacaccaaaaccACTTAATATCAGCATATGAGTTCAGTAAAAAACCGAAGCTACTCTGGCTTGGCCTTGTCAGGAGGAAGCTACCTACATCCAGGAAATCACGGCAGATGGCCAGACGGTACAGCATCTGGTGACCTCAGACAACCAGGTAACCTGTCTCCTGGGCCCTTGCCCATAGCTGTGTCTTCTACTCTGCCCTCTTGCTCAGCTCCCACTGAGTGGAACCCTGGCATCTGCCCCGACTCCCCTTAGGTTCAGTATATCATCTCTCAGGATGGTGTCCAGCACTTGCTGCCTCAGGAGTACGTTGTGGTCCCTGATGGCCATCATATCCAGGTAGGCCAGGCCTGGGGCAGGGTGGGTTTAGAGGAAGGCTGCAGCCTTATAGGAAGGATCACTGGCCAGCTTCTATCTCTAGGTCCAGGAGGGCCAGATCACACACATCCAGTATGAGCAAGGCACCCCATTCCTACAGGAGTCCCAGGTAGGGTGCCTGGAAGACCAGGCAGAGCTGGGGTAGGGAAGCTCCTTGGGGACTGTTCTTACTGGGTTCTTTCTCTAGATCCAGTATGTACCTGTATCCCCCAGCCAGCAGCTTGTCACCCAGGCTCAGCTTGAAGCTGCAGCACATTCTGCTGTTACAGGTATGGACTGGACACTGAAAGCCAGGAGACTGAGGTGAGGCCTGGCTCTTGGAGCCTCAGGCTTACTGTGCTTTTTCCCTCCCCGGCAGCAGTGGCTGATGCTGCCATGGCCCAAGCCCAGGGCCTGTTTGGCACTGAGGAGGCAGTGCCGGAACACATTCAACAGCTGCAGCATCAGGGCATCGAGTACGACGTCATCACCCTCTCGGATGACTGAGCCTCAAAGGCCCAACGCTGATCGTGGATAtcggggccagctctcctggagACTAGGGACTTTCCTGTCCTACTTAGGGCCTCCAGATACTGGACAGTTAGTGTCCCTTGACTCCAAAGGAGCCAGACCTGTGCTCGTGGGGGGCAGCCAAGGGCTCCAGCCAGGACATGCTGGGCGTTTCAGCCTGCTGGCAGGCTATGGgagagaaatttatttttgttttgatggaCCCACTGGCTCCTGTCTCAATAAAGGGACCAGAGTCCAGCTCTTGCAGCTCTCTTTGTATATGTGCTTAATAACCTGAACCAGGTAAGGGGCAGGAAACCCGGCAGAAGTCCCAACAAGGGAAGGCTACCTGGCTCCAGCCAGCTGACCCTGCCTTGTCTGAACAGTGGTTGCAGTATGGCCAAACCAGCCTCATCTCAGGAGAGAGCTGAGCTAGTAAGAACGCTGCTTCCTCCATGGCTCCCTGTCCCCAGGGTCTCAAGAGGGCAGGTACTACATACCCTGAAGCCCTTCTAAAGCAACGCTTCTCCTAACCTCATGGAAAACATTTAGCAGCCCGTAAGTCTGGTTTAGGCAGGAATTGGATGTCTCTTCCAACCTCCTGAGCTCAGGTAGATGCCTCTAGGGGTTCAGTACCACAAGGACCTGTGGATGGGTGTGAAGGCCTGGGACCTTAATAAAGGGCACCTAGGGAATGGTCACCGAGGCAACCACCCCAAGACCCTCACACACTCTTGGGgagtttctgtatttccttttacAAATGAAACAAGGCAGCAACAGGGtcagtgtggggctggggaggcacGGGCCTATTTACAAGGGACTTGGTGAATCTGAAAGGGTGGGAGCAGGAAGGGGGAGCCCTGGCAGAGCCATAATATTCCTATGTCCCTGGCAGCTCAAGTCCTGCTGCCACCCCAGGGCCCTCCAGCCCTGAGGACTGAGTCCCAGCAGTCTGTAACAGCACCCCTGGAGTTCCTCCTTCCCCACAGGATATGTTAGGTGGGGTGAGGCTCTCGACTAGGGCCCTGCTCCCGGCCGGAGTCCCGGTCCTTGgcctctgaggaggaggaggaggaggaggagctggagccatggctgcGGCCCGACTGCTTATAAGCAGCGGTGAGCTCCTGCAGCCGCTCTGGCGTCGGCCCCCACTTGGCGAACCCGGGGTCATTCTGCAAGAAGAGCACTGCCGTGTTGTGGACGGCCTTGTAGTGCATTTCCTCCCTGTGGGCAAAGGCAGCTGTTCAGGGCAGGGCACGGACCGGGGCCTGCTCACCCAGCCTGCCATCAGACCTGGCTTCCTCCCCATTGCCCGGGCACCTACTTCTTGCAGATGTGCTGGGAGCCACTGCGGTACTCGTGCTCAAAGGCAGACAAGACCAGCTGGTGGCGTTTGAAGCGGCTCTGCTCCATTCGGGTGAGCGCTGGTGTCGGGGGCTCCCGCCACTCCGGGATGAACACAATGAAGGACAGGGGTTCTGGTGAGCTCTCCAGCAGTTTCTGTGGGAGGGACAGTAGGGGGTGGACATGAGGCACTGCCCCCAGGAGGCTTGCAATGTTGCCTGCCCCATCAGCTGGCAGCACACCCACCTCGAAGTGAGAGACCATAGCATCCATGAGCTCCTCGCAGAACGGAGGGTTGGCCTCAAAGGAACCACTCAGCGGGGTGAAGTCCAGGCAGGGCCTAAAGAAAGGTGAGCACTGTAGCCCCACCAACACCTAGtccttcacacagacataaatgatGTCCCCATCCCTAAGCAGCCACAGTGTGGGCGATCTCACAAAGAAATGGTCACAGTTGGACCAGAGGCCAACATTCTCTTTTAATTGTGCTGGGACAAGGAAATGACCTTGCCCTCAGATAACTAAACTTGGAACGGAGGCTAAGGGCTGGGTGTGCGTGCCTGTGTCTACTAAGTTGAGGAAATAGTCTCAAGCCACCCCAGCAGAAGCCACACCCAGGGCTTTCCCAGCCTCGAGCCTgagcctctccttcctccaagtTTTCTTCCTCCTGGACAGTCACCTGTTCATCCGCGCTCCTCACCTGCTATCTCTGAGGTCTGTTTTACTCCCTGGAGCCCAGGATTCCTATTCCAAACCTAAGCCACAGGCCAGCTTAGGCAGTTACATGTTGCGTGTCTGTTACATGTCTGCCCATGGAGCCACAAACTGGAGGCTCCCAGTATTTACATAGcatggcagaggtcagaggtcactggCTGGTAAATGGTAACCCGGGAGCTGCCTCCCAAAGTGCCTAAGCTCTAAGCATTAAGAAGCAGCTAGTGCCGGGGGAACCGTGCCGTAGGAGACATCTTTATGGGTAGAAGGGGCCCAGGAACTCCTGGATCTCACCCGCGGGAGCCAAAGTAGCCATCTGTGTCAGGGAAGGCAGAACAGTACTGGCGGAAGTAGCAGTTGAGGGGTGAGGCGAAGCACTCGAAACTGACACCAAAGAGTCTGTGGAGGGCCTCAAAGACGTGCACTGGCAGTGACCCCTGCAGGCCAGTCCCCTCATAGAGGCCCACACCAAACATCATCTGCAAATTAGCCTTAGTCAGTGTGAGGCTTCAGTCTCCCTGCTCCCTTCCAGGGGCTCCATTGTCCCAGCTCTGTACCTGATATCGACGGAGAAGACACCAGACTCTAGGCAGGAACCTCTCAAAGGCAGAGTCATCCACACAGCTGTAGCGGTAGAGGAGCCACtgtagacagacagaaggagggaTTCCCCAGTGGCTTCATGACCTTACAGTGGCCAGCTGATGAGGACTCTGCTCAGCGAAGATCCCAAGCCTCCACTCAGGCCATCAAGGGCCTCCCCAGTTCTTACCAGTTTGCTGAAGTAGCTGCGGCTGACCTTGACCATCTCTCCCTTGTAGCGGATGCAGACCACACTGTTCTCCATGTGCATCTCCACACTAGGCATGGGGGGTGCAGACACGGCCAGGCGCACTGGGTAGCAGTATACCAGGCGGGGCTCCAACTCTGAGGCCTCTACTTCCTCTGTGGATAGGGAGGACAGTGAAAGACTGTCCACAGTGGACAGCCTCCACACCCACTGTGCAGTGCTTATGAGATGAGACTCCGTTTCCATAACAAAGGAAACCATGCCATTAAGAAGTgctgccaggggttggggatttagctcagtggtagggcgcttgcctaggaagcgcaaggccctgggttcagtccccagcccccgggggggggggggtgctgccAGGCAAATCACAAGTATGAGAAAGGCAGCCTTCGTCTGGCTAGATGTTAGCGTGATTGTTTGCTGTGGACACTTACGTTGCCACAGCAGGTTACTATTACACTTGGGTCTGGGAAAACAGGTTAAGGGACAGGAATCCAGGTCAGCTTCCAGCTTCTCTGTTCTCATCACATCATTTCCTCAGTGAGCACTGACCCCCAGGGTTGGGACACAGCAGGCCCTACCCAATGCTCTTCAGAAATCAGATTCCCCCAAGTCCATCCAGTCACTGCTTTGAGGCACAGCCTTGTGCGCTCCATCAGGGCCTAGGACAGTAGATGAGTCTGCTCGCCATGCCACCCTACCTGGGATGTTGTTCTCCTTGAGGATGGCAAGGTGCTTCTCTCGGATCCGTTTAACATATTCCAGGGAGATGTGGTAGATCTTGCTGCAGATGCCCTCCACAGAGTCCTTGGCTGCAGCAGAGACATGGGGCCCACACTGCCTCCGCAGGTGCTCCAGGCGGTCCTGAAGAAAAGCCCTCATCAGGACACTGATGGCAAAAGCGCCTCGGTGGGGCTGGCAGGTGGAGCTCTTGTGGGGCTATTGAATCCCAGATGTCCCAGTTTTGAAAGTGGCTCTACTGTTTACTAGCCATGTTGCTTGGACAGATCCCTTGGCTTCTCTGAATCTTGTTCCTATCAAGGTAATTCAAACTAGCAATAGGACATTGTGAATAGGCAGTGTCATTCCCCTCCATTCACCAAGCCCGTCATGTAAACAGTTTTTGTTGCCACTACATTGGCAGAACCCAAGATGGCAGAAAGCGGCAGCCCAGGCAAGCTCCACCTTACAGCATTGGGTGT
The DNA window shown above is from Rattus rattus isolate New Zealand chromosome 5, Rrattus_CSIRO_v1, whole genome shotgun sequence and carries:
- the Znf335 gene encoding zinc finger protein 335 isoform X4 produces the protein MASSMSTSTLANSLAAIEALADGPTSTSTCLEPAEQPPGEPSSLAQPPAPVVEELDLQGLEAMMEVVVVQQFKCKMCQYRSSTKATLLRHMRERHFRPAALAVAAAAAGKRGRVRKWGTSTKTTEEEGPEEEEEDDDIVDAGAIDDLEEDSDYNPAEDEPRGRQLRLQRPTPSTPRPRRRPGRPRKLPRLETSDLHDGIGEPLVSSQSTQSPPELQDLEAPSSSNLRALGKVGRGLVETGVSQSDAENAAPSCQDEADVPPRRRGRPSRRFLGKKYRKYYYKSPKPLLRPYLCRICGSRFLSHEDLRFHVNSHEAGDPQLFKCLQCSYRSRRWSSLKEHMFNHVGSKPYKCDECSYTSVYRKDVIRHAAVHSQDRKKRPDPTPKLSSFPCPVCGRVYPMQKRLTQHMKTHSTEKPHMCDKCGKSFKKRYTFKMHLLTHIQAVANRRFKCEFCEFVCEDKKALLNHQLSHVSDKPFKCSFCPYRTFREDFLLSHVAVKHTGAKPFACEYCHFSTRHKKNLRLHVRCRHANSFEEWGRRHPEEPPSRRRPFFSLQQIEELKQQHSAAPGPPLSSAGPEAPQEPAPFQPPETPPLLCPDALGGATIIYQQGAEESTAMATQTALDLLLNMSAQRELGATALQVAVVKSEDVEAELTSTARQPSSEDTTPRVVTLHVAESGSSVAAESQLGPSDLQQIALPPGPFSGASYSVITAPPVEGRASASGPSYREEPPGEAAQAVVVSDTLKEAGTHYIMAADGTQLHHIELTADGSISFPSPDTLAPGTKWPLLQCGGPPRDGPEVLSPTKTHHTGGSQGSSTPPPATSHALGLLVPHSPPSAAASSTKKFSCKVCSEAFPSRAEMESHKRAHAGPAAFKCPDCPFSARQWPEVRAHMAQHSSLRPHQCNQCSFASKNKKDLRRHMLTHTNEKPFSCHVCGQRFNRNGHLKFHIQRLHSIDGRKTGTSTARAPAQTIILNSEEETLATLHTAFQSNHGTLGTERLQQALSQEHIIVAQEQTVANQEEATYIQEITADGQTVQHLVTSDNQVQYIISQDGVQHLLPQEYVVVPDGHHIQVQEGQITHIQYEQGTPFLQESQIQYVPVSPSQQLVTQAQLEAAAHSAVTAVADAAMAQAQGLFGTEEAVPEHIQQLQHQGIEYDVITLSDD
- the Znf335 gene encoding zinc finger protein 335 isoform X2 gives rise to the protein MEENEVESSSDAAPRPGQPEEPSESGLGVGTSEAVSADSTDAATAPGLTEADDSGVGQSSDSGSRSVEEVSESISTEPLPQGYLPDSSSVSRGPVAEVPGGPPALVHSSALPDPSMLVSDCTASSSDLGSAIDKIIESTIGPDLIQSCITVTSGEEGGAETTQYLILQGPDDGAPMASSMSTSTLANSLAAIEALADGPTSTSTCLEPAEQPPGEPSSLAQPPAPVVEELDLQGLEAMMEVVVVQQFKCKMCQYRSSTKATLLRHMRERHFRPALAVAAAAAGKRGRVRKWGTSTKTTEEEGPEEEEEDDDIVDAGAIDDLEEDSDYNPAEDEPRGRQLRLQRPTPSTPRPRRRPGRPRKLPRLETSDLHDGIGEPLVSSQSTQSPPELQDLEAPSSSNLRALGKVGRGLVETGVSQSDAENAAPSCQDEADVPPRRRGRPSRRFLGKKYRKYYYKSPKPLLRPYLCRICGSRFLSHEDLRFHVNSHEAGDPQLFKCLQCSYRSRRWSSLKEHMFNHVGSKPYKCDECSYTSVYRKDVIRHAAVHSQDRKKRPDPTPKLSSFPCPVCGRVYPMQKRLTQHMKTHSTEKPHMCDKCGKSFKKRYTFKMHLLTHIQAVANRRFKCEFCEFVCEDKKALLNHQLSHVSDKPFKCSFCPYRTFREDFLLSHVAVKHTGAKPFACEYCHFSTRHKKNLRLHVRCRHANSFEEWGRRHPEEPPSRRRPFFSLQQIEELKQQHSAAPGPPLSSAGPEAPQEPAPFQPPETPPLLCPDALGGATIIYQQGAEESTAMATQTALDLLLNMSAQRELGATALQVAVVKSEDVEAELTSTARQPSSEDTTPRVVTLHVAESGSSVAAESQLGPSDLQQIALPPGPFSGASYSVITAPPVEGRASASGPSYREEPPGEAAQAVVVSDTLKEAGTHYIMAADGTQLHHIELTADGSISFPSPDTLAPGTKWPLLQCGGPPRDGPEVLSPTKTHHTGGSQGSSTPPPATSHALGLLVPHSPPSAAASSTKKFSCKVCSEAFPSRAEMESHKRAHAGPAAFKCPDCPFSARQWPEVRAHMAQHSSLRPHQCNQCSFASKNKKDLRRHMLTHTNEKPFSCHVCGQRFNRNGHLKFHIQRLHSIDGRKTGTSTARAPAQTIILNSEEETLATLHTAFQSNHGTLGTERLQQALSQEHIIVAQEQTVANQEEATYIQEITADGQTVQHLVTSDNQVQYIISQDGVQHLLPQEYVVVPDGHHIQVQEGQITHIQYEQGTPFLQESQIQYVPVSPSQQLVTQAQLEAAAHSAVTAVADAAMAQAQGLFGTEEAVPEHIQQLQHQGIEYDVITLSDD